gaTATTATAAAAGGGCACCTGTAAGATAAAAGAAATACAACGATAAATCAGCAAACTAGAATCAACAAAGTAAAGCATTAACTGAAAGCAAATGGGGTTTTAAAAGAGATGTACAGGAGGACACAGACTTTGTCAACCTCACATCTTTGGGCAAGCAATTCCAGATCCTAGACACTCAAACAGAAAAGGCCCTGCCCCATTCCTTTTAGCCTAGAATTATCATAATCAGAACAACGTTGTTCTAAAACGATGTTGTTTTAACAGAGTTGACATGGTGCCTCAGAATACTGACATGCTTTGGTTGAGACTTTACATGGATATACGCAGCTAGCGTACTAAGGTAGAAAGTAGTTCTCAATGAAACATGCACAACAAAGTCTGTGAATGTAGATTTTTGGCACATTGAGGTCCGTTATATCTGAACAAGCTGCAGCATGTAGATATCTGGAAAACTTGTCAAATGTCTGccaaactatctggatggatagatagcacTCTGGGTGAGAGGAAACATAgccttatttcatttttaggtgaactgccattttaaagtaAGCAATAACATCTAAACATCCATTCTAAAATTGGCTAGAAACCAGTGCAGGGATGCCAAAACTCCTATGCTTTTTTTTCGTAGTTGTAGCTAATAGCCTGGCTATAGTAGTCTGTGTGAATTTTAGGTACTATCTAGCCTTTTGACCTATAATAAAGTGAATTGAAGTCgttcagtcaaaaaaaaaaaaaaaaaaggaaactacGACGCTATGAGCTctgctgtagtactgtgtggcctgtaggatGTAAAGTAATCATTGGCTTTCTTATTGTACTGCATGGCTTGTCTGgggtaaaatagtcactggcttttGGGCATGTCCAGTGAAGCAtacttcagctgcagtgctcttCAGTGACTCAAGAAAGATAGCTAGAATGTTGGAAAGTAGATGAAAGAATCTGCCACGGACATAGAGAAGCGATGGAGGAGAGATGAACGGAGAGAGTGATGGAGCGTGGGATGGGGGAGGAAATCTACCCTGAAGAGCTTGGCAAAGGTCTCGTAGATGAAGATGAGGGAGATGAGGATGGAGAAGATCTCTTGCGTGAAGCGGGAGATGAACCTGACCAGGAAACTCCCCTCTGCGGCCACCACCACAAACACGATGACCACCAGCCagacccccacccacacccggCCCACGATGTACTCAATGTCCCGGGACTTGCAGAACTGCCAGAGCaagtgagagggaaaaaaatcaatatgagGGGTTTACATGATTAGCATAAACATGCACATTCTCAACCTACATATCACAACAGTGGAACCCATTCAGTCTTAAAGTACTTATAGGAATAAAAAACTGGCAGTGCATTATcataatgggtagggaactgggcttgtaacctaaaggcttcaggttcaattcctggatagggcactgccactgtacccctgagcaaggttcTTAACCTGAGTATATATACTGAGTatcttcagtatatatcaagCAGTATAAAtgaatactatgtaaaaatTCTGAAGTTGtttaagtcgctttggataagaacATCAGCAAATACCAGCAAGGTAATGTTAAAGGTGATGGAGGTCAAAGAAGAGATTGAGTTCTTTCATGTCCAAGGGACAGATGTTCCTATACTGTACCTGCTAATGTATAGCTGGTCATCAAGAACTTCTGTAATTATCTAAAATGTCCTTCATCGCCTCATATAAACACTGTCTAACCAAATCAAAAGCATCCACTAAAATGAActatataataaaacatttcataattcCCTTTCAGATGCGATGACTAACTATTTAACTTCGAGCCCTCTGAGCCCTGTTAAAAACTAAAGAAATGAATGATGTAGAATGAGCCTTCCACAGGTACGTGATGCTAACAGAACACAAGGAGACAGACTGTCCTGTTCgcttttaatggaaaaacagcTGCATGGAAACACTAAAATAGGTTAGTGCGGAACGGAATCACGCAGGCCTGATCTAGAGGCctgctatttctttttttgttcctaTTGGGGAGTgttgatattgatatttttgGGGGTTGAGACCCCGTCTTTCCAAATTTTCCAATTTTGTTACGTTTTACTACTTTCCTGTAAAGCGCCTTTGTCATGGCGGTTCTGTTAAAAGCGCTACGGAAATTAGCCGAATCAAATTGACTGGAACAGGAGAGACACGTACTAGGAAGAAGGCGTCCTCAAAGACCAGCAGGGGCCCGGAGAAGCCGATGACCAGGACCGGCTGTGCGGCGAGGAAGCAGAAGACGATTCCCTGGATGCAGGTGGAGATCATCAGCTCGGAGACGCCCATCATTCCGTCCGTCTTATCagctgttttgggggggggggggggggtcacagagcGTCAGCAGTCAGGAGAAATGGCTCTACCGTCTCTAAACTAGCCGCCAATCAGACGCGCACACGGTTCTGCCTTTGGCGGGTTCCTCTTTCGACCAGCAGCCAAACCTcggaaacaaggtgtgtggatacTTCAGCCAATCGGTGGCTTAATTTCATCAAATAAAGGCTGAAACACATCAAACACCAGCAAACGTTGCACCCTTCCAGAAGTGGTCTTTTTTCCTTCCATTGGTCTTTTTTGCTGCTGAAATCTTTGCCTACAAAAATGCGCAAGGCCCTAGATGAGCTGAGCTTAGCTATGGAAAGCCCTTCATCAGAGGTGCCCCATTCTTGGAGGCCCATACCCTTTCTGGATTTCATACAAACGCCTGATCCCAGATATAATCGACCCCATCCTTTACAGTTTGCGACCCGACATTTTATCAGCATGTGCCGACGAGCGCACGAATGGCAGCTAAACGCTGTTCCCGCGTCCCTGGCGTGAATGTTCTCCCGCGGTCTAACCTGTAAGCCAATCGCCGCTGGCGTATACAGCTCATTGACTAATCGAGACAAGGTGACTGGTGGAAAGGGGAGCCAGCGCATACTCTAGCTCCCCCCCCTACTATAGCGGTAGCCCTGGCCTGTgcaaatacccccccccccccaggggcgaCGCCTGCGCTTACCCAGGAGTCCTCCGAAAGTGATGGCCGGCGACAGGGCGGCGAAGTAAATGAAGATGACGGCGGACAGGACCTGGATGTTGAGGCCGTCGACGAAGTCGCTGAGGTAGTGCGGGTAGCGCCTCTTGATGTCTTTGACCATCCCGCCGAACGGCCGCCCCGTCCGGGCCAGGGGGTCCTCCCTGGGCTCCTCCGCGCCTTCGAACGAAGAGAAGAGCGCCGCGGTCGGTTTCTTTTTACCAAAAACGCACTCGAAGCCGCTCCCAACGCGTGATTTATTTCCCCCACTGTTTGCCCGATGGGGAGAAAATGTGCCCTAAAAATCTCAAAAgttgttttgctttgatttcTGGGTGAGGCATTGACATGAGTTAAACAAAGTGAAAACGTATACATAAATACGTTTTTACTTTTATGGTGTTAATGTATTCCAGACGTTGTAATATCCTCCTATGACCCGCCAAttaatttttgtcccctgtaggggacatgggTCTGTGGTCTTTATATTCAAGAACCATagattctactatgctgaaaacCACAGAGCAAGGGAATTTcgataaaacaaattaaaacaaaaaaaaataaaacaatatttttaaaaatactgtatttttactgcaaattttttagtttttgtcaTCCATGACATTTGTATTATCTccaaaaaataatcaaactacttaaacttttttctgctgggtatcagaaaaaaatcatgtaGGGAACTCAAGTGCAACATTATCTCATGAACCACCCCAAGTTGTCTCTTGTTGACTTGCCAACGGGCACGATTCGGGAAGGTGCTGGTTCGGCGCCCTTCGGttcagggcgggggggggggggggcctcaccTTTGGCCTTTTCGTCGAAAAAGAGGCGGGTGTCGGTCGGGCGCAGGCGGTCTCTGAGCAGCTTCTTCTGGAAGCTGATCATTGACTGGAGCATGGCCTCGTTCTGGATCTCCGTGGGCGGGACCACGATGCTGCAGTCCATGAAGTCCGCCACGGCCTCCGTCAGCTCCCTATCGCTGTCCGCCAGGAACGCTGCCGTGTTGAACACCtgagggtgggggcggtggggtggggtgcgggtgGAGGGGAATCAGCATTCTGACCAGGGCTGCCAAAAAATACTGGTGCTAGAAATAACACACAGTGTGTGAAACAAACCCCTTtgatgtgtctctgtgtggctGCATCCCCTTTGTGGAACGCtcttccgaaaaaaaaaaaacaggcaagcaAAGTGTCGCAGTTTTTAAAGACCGACCTTTTCATAATAACTTAGCCTgagcttcttttttaaaacttcctAACTTTTGGCTCTGCAAAGgttctatataaatatatataaatatttaattaattaattaataaataaataaattaattaattaattaattgtattattattattattcccgGACCAGGGAAACTGGGCATTAAGTTTATGGCCTATAGTCAAGCCATAAATCTCAGATTCTggcttctctttcctctctcattCTTCATTCCCTCCgtcttctcttccctctcctgtcTTTCCTGGACCAggatccccctctcctcctccgcttCCCATGCCCTCTCTCCTCGCCTCagctcacccccccctctctcaccctgtcgGTCATCAGCGCCCCCATGGACCGGCCCGACTCGTGGTAGTCCATGCTGTCCTGGCTCGGCCCCACCATCGCGAAGACGAAGCGGACCGCCACCGGGGCCTCCAGGGCCGTCTCCATGACGACGGCCTCGCTCAGGCGCACGAAGGCCACCACGGGCTTCTGCAGGAAGTCCAGAGCCCCTGCGACACAGCCGTGGCGCATAATCAGTTATAAGGTGCTTTGTTAGTGTCGATGTTTGTCGTTCCTAAGCCTTGTGTCAGTGGAGAGCAGGAAGGGGTGTCTATTTCTTGACCATTTTTTTTATCGCACACTCACCTGAGAGGACCAATGAGGCCTCCAGACTGCCTGCCGCATCTCTCTGTCAGAGGGGGTTAGGGGTCAGAGGTGAAAGGTCAAACAACTGTAGAATTCCTGAGCACAACAGATAGCTTGGGAgggtacagaaatgaattctGGGAACTACTTGTAATACCTAGTCTAAGATAGGTCACACTTGAGGATACGCAACAATCCACGAATATTTACCCCTGAATAATTACAAACTACTACAGACTCATCTCACTGTCCATTTATAAAGCCTTTAACACAGTATTagcattaattattaattcaacTTTACAAGAGCCTTATATGAGTCCAGATTGGATCAAATGCTTTCTATCAGTGTAAATATGATTGTGAGAGTAGATTTAAAACTGAGCGTTTTCCCGGACTGAATATTGCATATCATATTAAAATTCAGTGATTTCTGAGCTAGTTAATTGTTCTAACatcactgtgtgtttgttcttttttggcCACTCTAGTTGAGCTGCCTTGGCGATAGGCAGGTTGACAGGGTTGTTAGAGCTGGTTACCTTCTTGGTGACAGAGAAGGTTTGCATTTCTATACCGGATGACTGCTCGGTGGCCTCTTCCTGGTCAGACtgactgcagagagggagatgcaTTGGACCACAAGCCAAGAAAAAACAAGCATCAGTATGTCACAGCCTGATTCCTCAGGGCTGACAAAGCTGGTTTTCTGTAAGCAGCAGATGTGATGGACAACTATGGATTTTACCATCCACAGGAAACAGTATGAGGGCTTCTGTGGCATTTGTTTAGCAGTGATTGATTATAACATTGAGAAGCTTCCGGATAAACAGAGACACAGTAATGGAGAATGCTGGAAGAGTCCAGCAGTCCAACAGATGAACATGTgagtacaagtgtgtgtgtgtgtgtgtgtgtgtgtaactgcagcacatgtgaacatgtgtgcgcaggtgtgtgtgtgtgtgtgtgtgtgtgtgtgtaactgcagcACATGTGAACATgtatgcgcaggtgtgtgtgtgtgtgtgtgtgtgtgtgtgtgtgtgtgtgtgcgtgtgtgtaactgcaGCACATGTGAAcatgtatgtgcaggtgtgtgtgtgtgtgcgcaggtgcgTGTGTTACCTGCGCTTCTGCAGCAGAGACCTCAGCAGGGCCTCACGGTCGCCCTGCCGGATCTCCTTCTTGGACACCAGCTCCTCCACCACCCTCTCAGCCACGCCCGCCAGGCTGCGCTCGGCCAGGTCCAGCAGCACCACACCTGAGACAAGTACCAACCCGAGCAAGGGAGGACACCaaggtagagggagggagagagagagagagagagagaaagagacagaatgagacagaaagagagagagagagagagagagagagtgtgtgtgtgagggagcagagagacatacagacaaacagacaaacaggaccCTGTGTAGACtctgcatttacatgcacaaaCCTTTGCCCTTGTTTCTGTActggataataaataaatttaataaatttttgtacgtcgctttggataaaagcgtctgccaaatgaatgtaatgtaatgtaaagccaGTCTTGGCTTTAAAGGAATTTGCATATTGACCAACACTTTGGGGAACACAAATATATATCCCAGACACATTCTAACTCAGCAGTACGGTGTCGAACTAGCAGAGTCTGCATCCAGTGCAGTGTGTACTGAAAGCATTTTATACCCAGCACAGTCTATACCCAGCACAGTCTATACCCAGTGCAGTCTATACCAATGACATCATGTACCTAGCACAGTCTATACTCAGTGTAGTCTGTACCCAAAACAGTCTGTATGTACTTAATTCCTGACGAAAGGGAAAAGTATTTTGTGTTtcaagaaaagagaaaacttGACTATTATCACCACCTTGTGGCTAATTTATTAATAACATGTCTCCAGCCTGAAAAACTGataaaaatatacacagtaACTGGGCAGCttcaggtgaaaagaaaaaccttggtatgaattaattttattttcaaattatttatttgccttaacacagaattaaattttattttgcagtgacAACCTGGGGAATCAAATTAGGTAGGAAGGCAAGGGAtggtgtagccaatcagatgtagtgGAGGGATCTGGAGTCCGGATGTAGAAAATCAGTTTTGTGGGAACttggccaggacactggggttGACAATCCTACTATTTAGAAATTTTCGTGGGATATTTAAAGACCACACTGAGGCAGGACCTCAGTTAAATGTCTCACCCAGAGGATGTCACCCGTTGCCCCTAATGCTCTGCTAGGACCTCACCTCCTTTACATATATATCACCTGTGTCCATTACATGTATTTCACCGGTGTCCTTTACATATATCTCACCTATGTCCTTTGCCTAAATCTCACCTGTGTCCTTTGCCTATATCTCACCTGTGTCCTTTGCCTATATCTCACCTGTGTCCTTTGCCTAAATCTCACCTGTGTCCTTTGCCTATATCTCACCAGGATCCTTTCCATATATCTCACCAGTATCCTTTCCATATATCTCACCTGTGTACTTTTCCAATGGCtcacctgtgccccccccccattccataTCTTTCCCGTGTTGctccccccctctcacctgAGGTCATGGCTCGGCGCAGCTGGAGGAGGCTCTTGAAGGTGAGGTAGGAGATGTGGGAGGGGCCCCAGGCGCCCCCCTCGGGGTCGTAGCTCTCTTCGTACCCCACCCATCGGGCCGTCTCCTGCCAGTACCCCTCCTGGTTCTGGTCCCTCATGTATTCATTCAGCTCCACATAGGCCTGGAGTATAAAGGAAAATTCAGTACCGTAGATATCCAGAACACGCATACCTGCAGCCACAATTGACTGTCAGCAgcagaaaatccaggttcagaaaataaaagtcctccccaggattttgttccaatcaccagGGTtttctaattagcacaattcttcatcCAGAAGGTAGAATTAAGTAAATTAGTGAAATGAACTGGCTGAGCTtgtgggtggaagaaacacacatcaggacttttactttctgacacCAGAACTTTCCACCTCTCTTCACTGTAGGGACTTGATggcttttgaaaacaaacaggtCTAtggcaggtgtgccaaattgcCCTAAAACTGACAGTTTCTCATTGGCttatcaaacaaaacacacaaggaCTGCGGTCGATTCATGCTTCATTCATTAATGTATACATTCTTTACTTCATGTGTATTGATGCTTCATTCATTAATGTATACATTCTTTACTTCATGTGTATTGATGCTTCATTCATTAATGTATACATTCTTAACTTCATGTGTATTGATGCTACATTCATTCTTCATTTCATGTGTATTCATGCTTCAGAAACCCAAGGTGGCTCCGGCCCAGGTACTCACCAGGCAGTCTCCCCTGGAGTTGGCATTGGTGTTGAGGTTCAGAGGcgctgaaacacagagagaacgtGTTGAGCTGAGGGCCGACCCGACCGTCTGCTCTCCGGCCCACCCGTTTAAAATCCTTAGGCTGTGTTCAGTCCTAACGCCGATTCACCGCCCAAGACAAATGTCTAAATTCCCTGAACAAGCCATGCTGTGTGTACTCATCCCTACTATCAGCGTCACATATCTGTGCCTTTAGCGAGGATAGCATACATGGCTAACAATTTACACATTCACCGATACGTAGGAAATATAGAAGCTCTGGAAATAGTTCAAGGAAGGGTAACTGAGTGTGTGTTCCGACttatgaaatgtaaaagttaTTAGGAAGGACTTAAGGTAGTTAATCTTTTCATTCGTAGTAAAAGAGGAGGATTTGAGTGAGGTTTCTAAATCcataaaagggattaacaaagtaaACACAGATTGAGTCGAGTTGACAGTAGAGCTTAGGTGGAAATCTGCAAAAGATTAATTCTGTACGAAAATCAGGAAGTATTTCTTTCTTAACACAGGgagttgtctgtgtgtggaatagcttTCTAGGACATGTAGTGGTGCCAGGAGGAGCTGGGGCTGCAGGCTTCATGCAGCCTAAGACACTCTCTAGCTTGgagacacgtgtgtgtgtatatatatactctaTCAGAGCAACCAAGGTTAGGTGTCTCATTCAAGGGTACAAGAGTAGCATTCTATCTGGGAACAGAATCGATATTTAGGATATTTATAAGCTCACTTTCCTAACCActtcccctctctgctccctgtcTGTTGTCATCTAAAATGTAACACATTCCAAACACATCTTACAATACAGTTGTGCACTGGACTGTACACAAAATCAATGTAACCAGTATCTCCTCCGAGATGCAAACTCACGATGAATGCAGGCTGTTCAGAACACTGAAAGGGTCAGTCCTTGATGCCGAGGTTTTAAATACGCTTCTGACTGTGTACCACGCGATCcgtattttacatattaaaatgaaagactgttttgcatttttcattttgcatttttaaatgaactttccTCATTCGACTCACATCACTGACAGAAAAACGTGAAGCTGACGTTCATAACGAAAGAAGTGGTAGGACACCTCTGGTCCAAAAACAAACCTGCTCAGTGTTAAAATTGCataataaaatagcaaaatTGCATAACTGTTTTGGTGCCAATCCCTTCTTTGAGCCAGTATAAATAATTTGGTCTCCGAAACAAGCACACTATTTAGGTCAAATGGATGATTGACAGCACCTTTGAATGACAATTCATCTCTTGTGGTTTACAAAGACTCATATCCCACCCTTTTTACTAGCACAAACACAGTTCTGAGAAGCAGGATGGCAGCAAGGGGACAAAAAAGGTTGTTTAATATCAGACCATAGTAAAACTTTTACACTAAGGTTATGTGTCCTGTCTGCCGCAGTAACGTGTGACTTCATCAAAAAATATCAGGTCAAATAAATGATCTAATGAAATACTTAAGAGCGGAAGTTGAAACAGAACCCAAAATAAACTGCCCTCACGGTGCACCCCTCCTGTCAGGGGGTGAGCATCCACGGTCAACACCCCAGAAGTCGGCTGAGCAGCAGTTCCCGATTTCACTCATGAAATGAACAGCCAATAAGCTTCGCCCAATGTGCCCTTGTGACCTGCGTGGGCCAATGGGGTAAAACCAAAGCAGAGAGGAGACGCCCACCCCACCGCTCACCGTCCGGGTCCGGGCGGAAGGTGAAGCTCTGGGGACGGAAGTCTCCCTCCTCCTGCCGCCGCTGGTCCAGGTCATAGCTCCCACTGCGGCTGGGCGAGgtcctgaaagagagagagagagagagagagagagagagagatgggggtggggtagtaAGGGGTTAATTGaaaaaggggggcggggtcacagggTAGGGCCTACCACTCCACCGCTGTGCGCTACAAACCACTCTCACCAGATCTTAGGGGAAGTGGGCCACGGCAAGGACAATCCCTTAGTGAGGCGACTCCAATCCCTGAAAAGGAATTCGGtctcttaaaaaaacacaaagcccCCCCTACTGGGCAGACTTTTGTATTGcaattttacagaaacaaattaGCTTGAAGTGGAATTTTAcgtgaaattttattttatttcatggatGAAAGCGTGTGCCAGTGGAGGCACCAGGTTTAATGGGCTGTGAGGAATTGTTTAAGGTGTGAGGACATAAGTGCTTGATACAAGGGGAAACTACTGCCACCTGTGGTTTTGGAGGACCATATGCTTAgcgtaattttatttttaaccagaaGAGGGCAATATAGGCCATGAAGTAAATGATGGCCCTAGTAATCTGAAATTGCATGTTTCTAAGCCATAGCCACCCTGGAATGGCTACCTCAGAAACGTTTGTAGAGACTTAAATGTAAACTCTGCGCTATGAACAGGCGTTTGACGAGAGTGCAACAAGGGTGATGTGGTAGCTgttctgacacaaaatggctgctgtacaTCAAACATTAGATGCTACGCTTTGCTAgtggctgaggtgagtttcACCCATTCACAGTGATGCACTTTAAGATCATGGGATGAAAGGCGCTATACAAATTTAATCCAAAATCACTGTAGGTGAGAGAACGGGACACTCACATATTGAAGGGAGAGGAAAGAATTGGCGGGTCATTTTCTTCGTAGGACATGTCATtgtcctggagagagagagagagagagagagagagagagagagagagaaattgagttACAATGTAGCTTGTGACATCAGGGGGTCTGAGAGTAAGGATGAAACCATATAAAGTGGGTCAGAACCATCTCTGGATTCTGTGGGTTGCTCTCATCAGTCATGATGGCTATTTTAAGGTTGTGTCAAACTCTTTTTGAAGAAGCTGTAACGCACCCCTCCAAATGACAAATCTGTGTCCATCGGTGTGTCTTGCTGTGCTGGTTTTGGTCCTCAGTGTCTTTTGAAGTGTCTTCACATAACCTAAAAACACTCACATTTTCAGTAATTTAAATCACATCTTAAAATAAGCTCATGTGACCCATTCAAGGCCAAAATTTTGTTGAACTATGTTATGATAATTTTTATTCTGTTGAACAATTATGCCAGATTCCTGAGAAAACATTGCCATCTAAAACGTACATTCATATAAAAAGATAATTTTGCTATAAATATTGGCCAGTTTCTGTGGAAATTTCAGTAGTCCGCACATATTTGGTTTGTGTCAGAAGGATTAAATTATTTGGAGGTTGTACAAAGACACTCCCTTAATGGTGAGTTTATCAGACAGTCTGGAGTAAAGGtcttttacaataaataataataataataataataataataataataataataataataataagactgTGTAAGGGCTTCTGAAGTTGACTTCCACCATCTTTTACACCGTTGCTGACAGACAAACCTAATTTTTTATCTCTGTGCCACACCCTAATTGCAGGCACTCAGCTCTCTTCAGCAATAGTCTGACTTCACTCTACAGTATCCCACCGCTAATAGTCTATTGAAGACACTGGTCAACTCTCACTCTTGATTAATTAGCTTACAGTCTGACTTCATTATGATAACACACTTATTAGCACACACTGCTAACCTCTCATTATTAGTTCTTCTATTATGTACATTTACTGTATCTCCCACTAAGTAATTAATTACAACTAATGGTATTCTGTGTGTAGTTATGTGGTAATGTGCAAGTATATTCACTGTTGGGGAAAATACACTGCAAGCATCGCTGTACAAATTTCCAGGTAATTTACATTGAAAGCAGGTGAACTAAAGCTACCCTAAAGAGAAATGTAGCTCGCAAAGCTAACATCTACTTTTACaactactttgtaaaaaaaatgatcaaaaaatgATCATTATTATGTTCCCGAGACATGATGCACGTGTGAGCAATGCCTTTTTCGCTCATGAGGAGAaccactatacagctcagtgggaTTAACCAGCAATGTGTGGCAGTTGGTAGTTTACCGTCAGCAACTGTAGTGGAGTGTTTCTCACTTATCAGGatcagagagaaaagagagaggaggccGTATTTGATGAAAGGGGTtcggaaaaaaatattttcgggCAAAAGCAGTTGGCAGTACTTGTAGTTGACTACAcctcaaaataagaaaaaaagtaattaactgCTAGAACTGCCGCACAAATCTGAATGTAGTTCAACTACCAGCAATCTGCCGCAGAATGTAATTAAACTACTAGTTTAGCTACATGTAGTAAAACTACTCCCCAGCATTGAGTATATTACTACTTTACTTAATTATTGCAGCCAAACTAATGACAGAGAGGTCACTGTTCTTCTATAATAAATTCTAATATATTTTGTGCtgaatatttcctttttttggtactggcagaagttgcaaaaaaacttttttgcaactattttatgttgcaaatgtatttcaaattgGTTGTCTATCAATGCATAACACTTAAAATTTGGAAAACCTTGTAAAGGCATTGTAAAAATCTCAAGTTGACTGCTTTCATGCGACAATATAAGAAAGCATGATGTTTCCTCTTAAAATGAACTGCAGAACACATAGAGCACATGATGTCAGatattaacattacattacaagatGAACACAGCAAAGGAGTGGTCCCTTA
This genomic window from Anguilla rostrata isolate EN2019 chromosome 17, ASM1855537v3, whole genome shotgun sequence contains:
- the LOC135244188 gene encoding band 3 anion exchange protein-like isoform X2 produces the protein MDTDLSFGGDNDMSYEENDPPILSSPFNMDWSRLTKGLSLPWPTSPKIWTSPSRSGSYDLDQRRQEEGDFRPQSFTFRPDPDAPLNLNTNANSRGDCLAYVELNEYMRDQNQEGYWQETARWVGYEESYDPEGGAWGPSHISYLTFKSLLQLRRAMTSGVVLLDLAERSLAGVAERVVEELVSKKEIRQGDREALLRSLLQKRSQSDQEEATEQSSGIEMQTFSVTKKRDAAGSLEASLVLSGALDFLQKPVVAFVRLSEAVVMETALEAPVAVRFVFAMVGPSQDSMDYHESGRSMGALMTDRVFNTAAFLADSDRELTEAVADFMDCSIVVPPTEIQNEAMLQSMISFQKKLLRDRLRPTDTRLFFDEKAKGAEEPREDPLARTGRPFGGMVKDIKRRYPHYLSDFVDGLNIQVLSAVIFIYFAALSPAITFGGLLADKTDGMMGVSELMISTCIQGIVFCFLAAQPVLVIGFSGPLLVFEDAFFLFCKSRDIEYIVGRVWVGVWLVVIVFVVVAAEGSFLVRFISRFTQEIFSILISLIFIYETFAKLFRIFQKHPLILNYDHLNDTLDDPFHPIIKKRVSNDSHGNTTTHHYFQEGSYPNTALLSMCLMFGCFFIAFFLRHFKNSRFLPGPIRRMIGDFGVPIAIFIMVFIDIIIEDAYTQKLVVPKGLKVSNESARGWLINPLGEKKDFPIWMMFACFVPALLVFILIFLESQITTLIVSKPERKMVKGSGFHLDLLILVSMGGIGSIFGVPWLSAATVRSVTHANALTVMSKGPKPEIQKVLEQRVSGILVAALVGISILMEPVLKMIPMTALFGIFLYMGITSLNGIQLWDRILLLFTPKKYYPADAYATMVKPLRMHLFTVIQVICLGVLWAVKSSPASLALPFIIILTIPLRILMTGRLFTAMEMKCLDAEDAAVDLEEEIGVDVYMESPLP
- the LOC135244188 gene encoding band 3 anion exchange protein-like isoform X1 yields the protein MDTDLSFGGDNDMSYEENDPPILSSPFNMDWSRLTKGLSLPWPTSPKIWTSPSRSGSYDLDQRRQEEGDFRPQSFTFRPDPDGERWAPLNLNTNANSRGDCLAYVELNEYMRDQNQEGYWQETARWVGYEESYDPEGGAWGPSHISYLTFKSLLQLRRAMTSGVVLLDLAERSLAGVAERVVEELVSKKEIRQGDREALLRSLLQKRSQSDQEEATEQSSGIEMQTFSVTKKRDAAGSLEASLVLSGALDFLQKPVVAFVRLSEAVVMETALEAPVAVRFVFAMVGPSQDSMDYHESGRSMGALMTDRVFNTAAFLADSDRELTEAVADFMDCSIVVPPTEIQNEAMLQSMISFQKKLLRDRLRPTDTRLFFDEKAKGAEEPREDPLARTGRPFGGMVKDIKRRYPHYLSDFVDGLNIQVLSAVIFIYFAALSPAITFGGLLADKTDGMMGVSELMISTCIQGIVFCFLAAQPVLVIGFSGPLLVFEDAFFLFCKSRDIEYIVGRVWVGVWLVVIVFVVVAAEGSFLVRFISRFTQEIFSILISLIFIYETFAKLFRIFQKHPLILNYDHLNDTLDDPFHPIIKKRVSNDSHGNTTTHHYFQEGSYPNTALLSMCLMFGCFFIAFFLRHFKNSRFLPGPIRRMIGDFGVPIAIFIMVFIDIIIEDAYTQKLVVPKGLKVSNESARGWLINPLGEKKDFPIWMMFACFVPALLVFILIFLESQITTLIVSKPERKMVKGSGFHLDLLILVSMGGIGSIFGVPWLSAATVRSVTHANALTVMSKGPKPEIQKVLEQRVSGILVAALVGISILMEPVLKMIPMTALFGIFLYMGITSLNGIQLWDRILLLFTPKKYYPADAYATMVKPLRMHLFTVIQVICLGVLWAVKSSPASLALPFIIILTIPLRILMTGRLFTAMEMKCLDAEDAAVDLEEEIGVDVYMESPLP